The following proteins are encoded in a genomic region of Ostrea edulis chromosome 7, xbOstEdul1.1, whole genome shotgun sequence:
- the LOC130048746 gene encoding uncharacterized protein LOC130048746 gives MEWLLQSETDEQGHVELKHDEATIIAHNFKGYDGQFILNYLVHTACIKPTVILNGSKILSMQVLGLRFIDSYNFLPFALAKMPSAFGLTELKKGYFPHFFNTTENQQYVGPYPAAHFYNPDDMSTANREAFYTWYHQQEGKVFDFQKEFLAYCISDVDILRRCCAHFKSTLFDLVEVDPFQESITFASTANLAYRRGFMVENTIAIIPNMGYRPARRYSAKACRWFAWLEHQHHCIRHARNGGEVTLGPYTVDGYDEESRIVYEFYGCYWHGCPTCFPNLLTDMHPHRVQHTYQDLYLDTLKRASALEDQGYTVVSIWEHEFDRQTQTNSDLQEFLQGVDIQDPLNPRDVLYGGRTNATRLYCEEGDMRYVDVCSLYPYVLKYKPFPVQHPQVITSHFTDVRDYFGLIRCRVLPPRELYHPVLPYKTGGKLLFPLCRTCAEQRNLGPDERCQHTDSERSLTGTWVTTELHKALDLGYRLDRIYEVWHFEKTSDHLFRAYINTFLKIKQEASGFPEDCQTAQQQQHYIEEIQQREGIAMNPADIQKNPVRRTIAKLFLNCLWGKFAQRLQLPKSLYLTEEEELQQKLQDATLEVKGIELLENRERPECDMMLINYQEKEEFLEDCPFGNVVLACFTTAHARLHLYETLQPLGERVLYFDTDSIIYQHDETQFNPTIINSLGGWTDELGGDRIIKYMSGGPKNYAYETQNGKSVCKVKGLTLNYRASRVVSLDTLEKMLKGEKEEVHVSYPHFIQRTRQHDVRTIPLVKKYRMVYDKRHRIHDYDTLPYGY, from the coding sequence ATGGAATGGCTCTTACAGAGCGAGACCGATGAGCAAGGCCATGTGGAACTCAAACACGATGAAGCCACCATCATTGCCCACAATTTCAAAGGATACGATGGgcagtttattttgaattacctggTTCACACGGCGTGTATCAAACCCACCGTCATCCTGAACGGCAGTAAAATCTTATCCATGCAAGTCTTGGGGTTGAGATTCATCGATTCTTACAACTTTCTACCCTTTGCTCTTGCCAAGATGCCCTCTGCTTTCGGATTAACGGAATTGAAAAAAGGATATTTCCCGCACTTTTTCAACACGACAGAGAACCAGCAGTATGTAGGTCCTTACCCGGCCGCTCATTTCTACAATCCTGACGATATGTCCACCGCCAATCGTGAAGCCTTCTATACTTGGTACCATCAACAAGAGGGCAAAGTCTTTGATTTCCAGAAAGAATTCTTAGCTTACTGCATCTCGGACGTGGATATTTTACGCCGGTGTTGTGCCCATTTCAAATCCACCCTGTTTGATCTGGTGGAAGTAGACCCCTTTCAAGAATCCATCACGTTTGCCAGCACTGCTAATTTAGCCTACCGACGAGGATTCATGGTTGAAAATACCATCGCCATCATTCCCAATATGGGCTACCGGCCAGCACGACGATATTCAGCTAAAGCTTGTCGATGGTTCGCCTGGCTAGAACATCAACATCACTGCATACGACATGCTAGAAATGGGGGCGAAGTCACGCTTGGACCCTATACAGTAGATGGGTATGATGAGGAATCTCGTATCGTGTACGAATTCTATGGCTGTTACTGGCACGGCTGTCCCACCTGTTTCCCGAATCTGTTGACTGACATGCATCCTCATCGTGTTCAGCATACGTATCAAGACCTCTACCTGGACACCTTAAAACGAGCCAGTGCTTTAGAAGACCAAGGCTATACAGTCGTGAGCATATGGGAACACGAGTTTGATCGTCAGACCCAGACCAATTCCGACTTACAGGAATTTTTACAAGGAGTCGATATACAAGATCCTTTGAATCCCCGTGACGTTTTGTACGGAGGCCGGACCAATGCTACACGACTGTATTGTGAGGAGGGTGACATGCGATACGTGGATGTCTGTTCCCTGTACCCGTACGTGTTGAAATACAAGCCATTTCCCGTCCAACATCCCCAAGTCATCACCAGCCATTTCACCGATGTCAGAGACTATTTCGGGCTCATTCGTTGTCGTGTCCTCCCACCCCGAGAGCTGTATCACCCCGTATTACCTTACAAGACCGGGGGTAAATTACTCTTTCCCTTATGCCGCACCTGTGCGGAACAGCGCAACTTAGGACCCGACGAGCGGTGCCAGCACACCGATTCTGAACGCAGTCTCACGGGCACCTGGGTGACCACCGAACTTCACAAAGCATTAGATCTAGGCTATCGTCTCGACCGCATTTACGAAGTTTGGCATTTTGAGAAAACCAGTGACCACTTATTTCGAGCGTATATCaacacctttttgaaaattaaacaagaagctTCCGGATTCCCCGAGGATTGTCAAACAGCCCAACAGCAGCAACATTACATTGAGGAAATTCAGCAACGAGAAGGCATTGCCATGAATCCGGCCGACATCCAGAAAAATCCGGTCCGAAGAaccattgccaaactctttttaaattgtttgtggGGAAAATTTGCTCAACGATTACAATTACCCAAATCCCTGTATCTcacggaagaagaagaattacaaCAGAAATTACAAGATGCCACTTTAGAAGTCAAAGGCATCGAACTCTTAGAAAATCGTGAACGCCCCGAATGTGATATGATGCTGATCAATTATCAggagaaagaagaatttttagaagACTGCCCCTTTGGAAACGTGGTGCTGGCGTGTTTTACAACAGCTCATGCTCGTTTACATTTGTACGAGACGTTACAGCCTTTGGGAGAGCGTGTCTTATACTTTGACACGGATAGTATCATCTATCAGCACGACGAGACCCAGTTCAACCCGACCATTATCAACAGTTTAGGCGGCTGGACCGATGAATTGGGTGGAGATCGTATCATCAAGTACATGTCGGGCGGGCCCAAAAATTATGCATACGAGACCCAGAATGGAAAATCTGTCTGCAAAGTCAAAGGATTGACACTCAATTATCGTGCCTCTAGAGTCGTGTCTCTCGATACgttggaaaaaatgttaaaaggagAAAAAGAAGAAGTCCATGTCAGCTATCCGCACTTTATTCAACGAACCCGCCAACATGATGTGCGAACCATTCCTCTGGTGAAGAAATACCGCATGGTGTATGATAAACGTCATCGTATTCATGACTATGACACGCTGCCTTACGGGTATTAA